Proteins encoded in a region of the Mycolicibacterium neoaurum genome:
- a CDS encoding M23 family metallopeptidase, translating into MLFAAALAVSACSPTTEQPAPSTDGSSTGSPTAPTTGTATASPTPTPVPPAEAPVATPVLARAVAAPVPVPATDGRTHLAYELLLTNAMDQDITVDSLQVRAGAAGESLLTLSGTDLAERTRILGTTAPTARLGPAQSALVWLDVSTDKYVVPTELDHQVQVTLTTPMPPLLPPQLTETVAPVTVQAREPVVIAPPLRGPQWWDANGCCGMTPHRMAINPIDGALWGAERYAIDYVQLLPDGRLFTGDVADTTSYAYFGADVHAVADGPVVAVLDGLPEQTPGKSPTGLRLDQYGGNHVVQDIGGGNYAFYAHLKTGSVAVKPGDRLSTGQVLGSLGNSGNTDAPHLHFHVMDSPDPLKADGLPFVFDNFRLTGRTDDRLGPDGDAIDTVQAGKPAPMVPDFTARDETRVAPLVSDVMDYSGE; encoded by the coding sequence GTGCTTTTCGCTGCAGCATTGGCGGTGTCGGCATGTTCGCCGACCACCGAGCAACCCGCCCCGAGCACCGATGGGTCGTCCACCGGCTCCCCGACCGCACCGACCACCGGCACAGCGACCGCCTCGCCCACTCCGACTCCCGTCCCCCCGGCCGAGGCCCCCGTGGCCACCCCGGTGCTGGCTCGGGCTGTGGCGGCACCCGTCCCGGTCCCGGCCACCGATGGCCGCACCCATCTCGCCTACGAGTTGCTGTTGACCAACGCGATGGATCAAGACATCACCGTCGATTCCCTACAGGTCCGCGCCGGCGCCGCCGGGGAGTCCCTGCTGACACTCAGCGGCACCGATTTGGCCGAACGCACCAGGATTCTGGGCACCACTGCGCCGACCGCCCGCCTCGGACCAGCACAGTCGGCGTTGGTGTGGCTCGATGTCAGTACCGACAAGTACGTTGTACCAACCGAACTCGACCATCAGGTCCAGGTCACCCTCACTACACCGATGCCGCCGCTGTTGCCCCCGCAGCTGACCGAAACCGTCGCCCCGGTCACCGTCCAGGCACGCGAACCGGTGGTCATCGCGCCGCCACTGCGCGGCCCGCAGTGGTGGGATGCCAATGGGTGCTGCGGGATGACGCCCCACCGAATGGCGATCAATCCGATCGACGGTGCGCTCTGGGGCGCCGAGCGGTACGCCATCGACTATGTGCAACTGCTGCCCGATGGTCGTTTGTTCACCGGCGATGTCGCGGACACGACGTCCTATGCCTACTTCGGCGCCGACGTGCATGCCGTGGCCGATGGTCCCGTGGTCGCAGTGCTCGACGGACTCCCCGAGCAAACACCTGGAAAGAGTCCTACCGGGCTGCGTCTGGACCAGTACGGCGGAAACCATGTGGTGCAGGACATCGGCGGCGGAAACTATGCGTTCTACGCTCACTTGAAGACGGGGTCGGTGGCGGTGAAGCCCGGTGACCGATTGAGCACAGGCCAGGTACTGGGCTCCCTGGGTAACAGTGGTAACACCGACGCTCCTCATCTTCATTTCCACGTCATGGACTCCCCCGATCCGTTGAAGGCCGACGGCTTACCGTTCGTCTTCGACAACTTCCGGCTGACCGGACGGACCGACGACCGGCTCGGCCCTGACGGTGATGCCATCGACACCGTGCAGGCGGGTAAGCCGGCGCCTATGGTGCCGGACTTCACCGCTCGCGACGAAACCCGAGTAGCACCACTGGTTTCCGATGTGATGGACTACTCCGGTGAGTGA
- a CDS encoding DUF3054 domain-containing protein, which yields MSEQTGVQPTRPAVALLADVACVLVFCTIGRRSHAEGLTLTGIAETAWPFITGTVAGWLAARAYSGAFRPSAIYPTGLIVWASTVIVGMLLRKATSAGTAPSFIVVATLTTAALLLGWRAVAAAIARH from the coding sequence GTGAGTGAGCAAACCGGGGTGCAGCCGACCAGACCAGCCGTCGCGCTACTCGCCGATGTGGCATGTGTCCTGGTGTTCTGCACCATCGGCCGACGCAGTCACGCCGAAGGATTGACGCTCACCGGCATCGCCGAGACCGCATGGCCGTTCATCACTGGCACAGTGGCCGGTTGGCTCGCTGCCCGCGCCTACTCCGGCGCCTTCAGGCCCTCGGCGATATACCCCACCGGTCTCATTGTGTGGGCCAGCACCGTGATCGTCGGCATGTTGTTGCGCAAGGCGACGTCGGCGGGCACCGCGCCGAGCTTCATCGTCGTGGCCACACTGACCACCGCCGCGCTGCTCCTCGGCTGGCGCGCTGTCGCCGCCGCTATTGCACGCCACTAG
- a CDS encoding HNH endonuclease signature motif containing protein — protein sequence MDATCLDVFVDALIDDLAAVPSENDVGPGLGRLLDCARPVVDDQALLGVLVAAVSARNLLDFVIASAVAAAERAGVPGRRHLRTGTDLLKLLGMAPGSATRAARVGRMAASLGALTTAQRLGGIGIEFADAVGKGVTHIDARTPLSEDERAVVVTKLMVQTTPAEVAAKARAIALDRAASLPPEERVVPVAEDTALNVMTLVQNAEGRFEAILDLDVGTGEELCAALDPLCRPVPLPDGSPDPRSIDTRRAEAIGQVLRTYLSQSRRPMSGGVLPHVTLIRPGHGGDSKVDRLGFAGPVSTATADLIACDATLTSVIVDHTGVPLDVGRAERLFTPAIRKALGVRDGGCAHPGCGRPVSWCDAHHIQPWSAGGATSLDNGVLLCRLHHSLIHHGGWRVYLGRDRYPWFVPPHAPGEPEPEHLRSQARRTMTDLPTAA from the coding sequence ATGGACGCCACCTGTCTTGATGTGTTTGTTGATGCGTTGATCGATGATCTCGCTGCGGTGCCCTCGGAGAATGATGTCGGGCCGGGCTTGGGTCGGTTGCTGGATTGTGCTCGGCCGGTGGTCGATGACCAGGCGTTATTGGGTGTGTTGGTTGCGGCGGTGTCGGCGCGGAATCTGCTGGATTTTGTGATCGCTTCGGCGGTGGCGGCGGCTGAGCGGGCGGGTGTGCCGGGGCGGCGGCACCTGCGCACCGGCACCGATCTGCTCAAGCTGTTGGGCATGGCCCCGGGTTCGGCGACCCGGGCGGCCAGGGTGGGCCGGATGGCCGCGTCTTTGGGGGCGTTGACGACCGCGCAGCGGTTGGGTGGGATCGGTATCGAGTTCGCCGACGCCGTCGGCAAGGGTGTCACCCACATCGACGCGCGGACGCCGTTGTCGGAGGACGAACGAGCAGTCGTGGTGACCAAACTGATGGTGCAGACCACCCCGGCCGAGGTGGCGGCGAAGGCGAGGGCGATCGCCCTCGACCGCGCCGCGAGTCTTCCGCCCGAGGAGCGGGTGGTGCCGGTGGCCGAGGACACCGCGCTGAATGTGATGACCTTGGTCCAGAACGCCGAGGGCCGGTTTGAGGCCATTCTCGACCTGGATGTCGGGACCGGGGAAGAGCTGTGTGCGGCGTTGGATCCGTTGTGCCGACCGGTCCCGCTGCCGGACGGCTCTCCGGACCCGCGGTCCATTGATACCCGGCGGGCGGAGGCGATCGGGCAGGTGTTGCGCACCTATTTGTCGCAGTCGCGGCGTCCGATGTCCGGCGGGGTGCTCCCGCACGTCACACTCATCCGACCAGGGCACGGCGGTGATAGCAAGGTGGATCGGCTCGGGTTCGCCGGGCCGGTCAGTACCGCGACCGCGGACCTGATCGCCTGTGATGCCACCCTGACCTCGGTGATCGTCGATCACACCGGGGTACCGCTGGACGTTGGCCGTGCCGAGCGACTGTTCACCCCGGCCATCCGCAAAGCGCTCGGGGTGCGTGATGGTGGGTGTGCTCATCCGGGGTGTGGACGCCCGGTGTCGTGGTGCGATGCCCACCACATCCAACCCTGGAGCGCCGGGGGCGCAACCAGTCTGGACAACGGGGTGTTGCTGTGTCGGCTGCACCACAGTCTCATCCATCACGGTGGCTGGCGGGTCTATCTCGGTAGGGATCGCTATCCCTGGTTCGTCCCACCCCACGCACCCGGGGAACCCGAACCGGAGCATCTGCGATCGCAGGCCCGCCGCACCATGACCGACCTACCGACCGCCGCATAA
- a CDS encoding carboxymuconolactone decarboxylase family protein, whose protein sequence is MLPPVNISKQFAEPYKTFAALDAQVEAAIEQAELPVQLAELVKIRVSQINGCAFCLRMHTRDALAAGESTDRLAVLPAWWESQYFTEQEQAALTLAERVTRIGDEHTAAPDPVDIQAALTAQQIAAVTWLVVVMNGWNRIAITSHYPVGP, encoded by the coding sequence ATGCTCCCGCCCGTGAACATCAGCAAGCAGTTCGCCGAACCGTACAAGACCTTCGCGGCGCTGGACGCTCAGGTCGAGGCTGCCATTGAGCAGGCAGAACTTCCCGTGCAGCTGGCCGAGCTGGTCAAGATACGAGTGTCACAAATCAATGGCTGTGCCTTCTGTCTGCGGATGCATACGCGCGACGCGCTGGCTGCGGGCGAGAGCACCGATCGACTCGCCGTCTTGCCTGCGTGGTGGGAGTCGCAGTACTTCACCGAACAGGAGCAGGCGGCCTTGACTCTTGCAGAGCGTGTCACGCGAATAGGTGATGAGCACACCGCCGCGCCAGATCCGGTCGATATCCAGGCGGCCCTGACCGCGCAGCAGATCGCCGCGGTCACCTGGCTGGTGGTGGTCATGAACGGGTGGAACCGCATCGCGATCACCAGCCATTACCCGGTTGGTCCCTGA
- a CDS encoding DUF1906 domain-containing protein — protein sequence MQLSRRDALRYAAATTALAGLGAATTGTPTASAAAPTLIDFAMRQIPAADIRAAGHAGVINYVSTSRPGSSFGAKPITLPYAQSLTAAGLVIVSNFQYGKPGGTAPSDFTRGFAGGVADARTAWQLHTAAGGGQTAPVYFSVDDDIDRETWDTVALQWFRGINSVIGPMRTGIYAGIRPCEWAITSGVVGRSSTPGKAWVWQTRSWSGGQIHPAAVLYQRIIDTASNPGPVVGGIRVDVNDVLASDVGQWNLHP from the coding sequence GTGCAACTCTCGCGGCGGGACGCGCTGCGCTATGCCGCGGCGACAACGGCCCTGGCAGGGCTCGGTGCCGCAACCACGGGGACGCCGACGGCGTCCGCCGCCGCGCCCACCCTCATCGACTTCGCCATGCGTCAGATCCCCGCTGCTGACATCCGCGCGGCGGGTCATGCCGGCGTCATCAACTACGTGTCGACCTCGCGGCCCGGCTCGTCATTCGGGGCCAAGCCGATCACGCTGCCCTATGCGCAGTCACTCACGGCGGCCGGCCTGGTGATCGTCAGCAACTTCCAGTACGGCAAACCCGGCGGAACCGCTCCGTCGGACTTCACGCGGGGGTTCGCGGGCGGGGTTGCCGACGCCCGCACCGCATGGCAACTCCACACCGCCGCCGGCGGAGGGCAGACCGCACCGGTGTACTTCAGTGTCGACGACGACATCGATCGCGAAACGTGGGACACAGTGGCACTGCAGTGGTTCCGGGGTATCAACTCCGTCATCGGACCCATGCGCACCGGCATCTATGCCGGTATCCGGCCCTGCGAGTGGGCCATCACCAGCGGTGTCGTCGGCCGCTCGAGCACACCCGGTAAGGCCTGGGTGTGGCAGACCCGGTCCTGGTCGGGCGGACAGATCCATCCCGCCGCCGTCCTGTACCAACGGATCATCGACACGGCATCCAATCCAGGACCGGTGGTCGGCGGTATCCGGGTCGACGTCAACGACGTGCTGGCGTCAGACGTCGGGCAGTGGAATCTGCACCCCTGA
- a CDS encoding HpcH/HpaI aldolase/citrate lyase family protein, whose amino-acid sequence MTASAQTTERHRKPHWSLARTWLLQPGLPDGDAAFDAAVAGLSDVVVLDIEDGLPDQQKAAGRAAVADWLNAGQAWVRINSVSTSAWATDLEAIADAPGLRGVMLAKVESGDDIAATAARLPAGTPVVALVESALGIEAASEIARTPGCYRMAFGLGDFRRDTGMSADPSVLAYPRARLVIASRAARLPAPIDGPTLRDQSRHLARETEVAKAAGMTARLCLDPGHAETINGLLSPSTLDIDEARRTLARLDSPTGPYDGSVGPTRARAEAVLELAGKLGLV is encoded by the coding sequence GTGACAGCTTCAGCGCAGACAACCGAACGACACCGGAAGCCGCACTGGTCGCTGGCCCGGACCTGGCTGTTGCAGCCCGGACTGCCCGACGGCGACGCCGCTTTCGATGCTGCGGTCGCTGGGCTGTCCGATGTGGTCGTGCTCGACATCGAAGACGGCCTGCCGGATCAGCAGAAGGCGGCTGGACGAGCCGCGGTGGCCGACTGGCTGAACGCCGGCCAGGCGTGGGTCCGGATCAACAGCGTGTCGACGTCGGCGTGGGCGACCGACCTGGAGGCGATCGCCGACGCTCCCGGACTGCGGGGTGTGATGCTGGCCAAAGTGGAGTCCGGAGACGATATCGCCGCTACCGCTGCGCGTCTGCCGGCCGGCACTCCGGTGGTGGCGCTGGTCGAGTCGGCACTCGGTATCGAGGCGGCATCGGAGATCGCGCGGACGCCGGGGTGCTATCGAATGGCGTTCGGGCTCGGCGATTTTCGTCGGGACACCGGGATGAGTGCTGATCCGTCGGTGTTGGCCTATCCGCGGGCTCGGTTGGTGATCGCCAGTCGTGCCGCGCGGTTGCCCGCACCCATCGACGGCCCGACCTTGCGTGACCAGTCGCGTCACCTGGCCCGCGAAACCGAGGTCGCCAAGGCTGCGGGCATGACCGCACGGTTGTGCCTGGATCCCGGGCACGCCGAGACGATCAACGGGCTACTCAGTCCCTCGACGCTGGACATCGACGAGGCGCGGCGAACCCTTGCCCGGTTGGACTCACCCACCGGGCCGTATGACGGCAGTGTCGGCCCCACGCGTGCGCGTGCCGAAGCTGTGCTGGAGCTTGCCGGCAAGCTCGGCCTGGTCTGA
- a CDS encoding NADPH-dependent F420 reductase has translation MHIGIIGAGHIGGTLTRRLRELGHEVRVSNSRAPETLADLAAETGATPVWARDAATDADLVIVSIPQKNVPDLADGIVDARKPGAPVIETNNYYPQQRDGEIAAIEDGQVESAWVAEQIAAPVYKVFNGIFWKHLLERGTPSGTPNRIALPVAGADGAGRELVHRIVEELGFDPVDAGPISESWRQQPGTPVYGKDFDADATRTALAEAKPERTAEWSARTT, from the coding sequence ATGCACATCGGCATCATCGGAGCGGGACACATCGGGGGCACACTGACCCGCCGGCTGCGAGAGCTCGGTCACGAGGTACGGGTTTCCAACTCCCGCGCGCCCGAGACACTGGCCGATTTGGCCGCCGAAACGGGTGCAACGCCGGTATGGGCACGTGACGCGGCAACCGATGCGGATCTGGTCATCGTGAGCATTCCGCAGAAGAACGTTCCCGATCTGGCCGACGGCATCGTCGACGCCCGCAAACCCGGCGCCCCGGTGATCGAGACCAACAACTACTACCCGCAACAACGTGACGGGGAGATAGCCGCAATCGAGGACGGTCAGGTCGAGAGTGCCTGGGTCGCCGAGCAGATCGCGGCGCCCGTCTACAAGGTGTTCAACGGCATCTTCTGGAAGCATCTGCTCGAACGGGGAACCCCGAGCGGGACCCCCAACCGGATCGCGCTGCCGGTCGCGGGCGCGGACGGCGCGGGCCGCGAGCTGGTGCACCGGATCGTCGAAGAGCTCGGATTCGACCCGGTCGACGCGGGCCCGATCTCAGAGTCGTGGCGTCAGCAGCCCGGCACACCGGTATACGGCAAGGACTTCGATGCCGATGCCACCCGCACGGCACTCGCGGAGGCAAAGCCCGAGCGGACCGCCGAGTGGAGCGCCCGCACGACCTAA